The Drosophila sulfurigaster albostrigata strain 15112-1811.04 chromosome 3, ASM2355843v2, whole genome shotgun sequence genomic sequence GCCAGTCCGGCTCGCAATATTTGCGAGAATTTATGCGCATATACGGCAATCGGCGAAACTTGAAACGTTTCTGTTTCTCAATCATTACAGTCAGACCCGGCATCGTCTTTTTACCCCTCTCGCAACCGCAAACATTCGGATAACGAATGTCATAACGACCCGGACCTGGCTCGAAGCTAATGTTGCGTCTTATACGAAGGCTACGACCGGTTGGAATACATGACTGCGGTAGAAACAAGTGGGGATTGTCTAAAGTGGTCTTGACGACTGGCTTCATATTGGCATTGATCTCGTAGACATTAGTGTAAGTATCAGTTGGACCAGGATCGTCTGGATTGCGCCAGCATGTGGTTAAGTCATTAACCATGGCACGAGTGCTAGGACGATGATCTCGAGCATCTGCGAAATGAATATTAagtcaaatttcattttggaaTTTATAGACTATCTTACTGGAGAGAAATATTcctttttgcttattttcCGGCTTGAAGAACCGCTCTATTTCCGATGGCATCTCGTAAAAGCGTGCTCCAGGTGGTTTAATGCTCACCCGACTTTTGTGTACATGCATTTTAGCAAACACTGATCCCTTGGAACCCATGCGACTCTTATATGGTTCCGGTAGAACTCCATATCTATTTGGCGCTTGATGATAGCTCCGCCAGGTGGAAAGTGAACGGTCACATTTCAGTGGACGTTGCTCAGGATATGGTTGAGCTGGTTGCTTCTCAAAACCGGTTAAATGCTTATAATGTGCATACGTAGCGCTGCTGAATTCCTCGCCACGATTTTCTAAAAGGTTAGGTTTTGTACATTATGTTAAAAGATTTTAACCTCCTTCGGACAAGCAATTCTTGATTGATACTCCATGAACGAAGAAAAAGTCTCCGCTTTACTCCCATATCTTTTTTTCCCGAACAATTTGATGACACTGTTGAGTTACCTTAAGTTTTgctataaagtataaaaaaataccaaagaaaGCGACTCTTCCTTCTTCACTTCTTCACCGCCTCttcaaaaatatgtgtgttaACCCATTTAACACATACTTTCTAAAACTGCAATTCAAGAAATGCTCGTCTGAAGGGGTCTTACAGATCTAGAAACACAAACCTTGTTGACAACGACTATTGTAGTGTGCTCCCGCCAACTTGAATTGCTTCTGAACGCTATCCAAATTATCTTCTCGTATGCGATTGCCTAAAAAGTACAAAGGTTAATAATACAATGTTTTAGCGCATCTTGCAAACTTACGAGACACCATAAAGAGTGGTAAACTCATGCGAGTCGCAACGAAATTTTGCCTGTCATCGAAACACGTTTTCTTGTCCTTGTCCTTCATTTCGCGTATAATCTGTTGTATATTTAGTTAGagctaaaatttttaaaatatgcagaaaaattaaaatgttatattgtTTTGATGAGCTGTGAGTTTACTATGACTTCAttataataacattaaaatgacaaaagaatttcaaatgaaataactGTCAAGCTAAACTTTAACTCCGACTAAGACTGTATATTAAAGAaagtatttaatgtttttaacaaaataattaaatatgttgtGAATGTTGTTTATAgctgtttaaaaaaataaaatacaataaaaaaaaggtttgctttttcattgtgtaaattggtttaatatttttagaaaaaattaaaatatataaattttacttacaaaaatattgtttttttattcttttacttactatatattacacaaaataaattttattatattattattgtatatttttttaatatatgtttaattataagaatttctttatttgttgtatttaaattaaattaacagataataatatattttgtttctaaatgtaaaatattttaatcacttttaaagtaattatttttgtgtgaaCCAATCCATACTCTTTGACAGCAGATCCGCTAGgaactttaatttataatgaataCTGTCAATACTTCtatgattttatttgaaatgaagtgAAACTACCATAAGTAGCATTCTGTTGCATGTAAGCTTcgagataaaacaaattatattatacttttttttattcaaaaggttagttataattaaaatgaatactaaATCTATTGGTAAAGCACTGGCAGTGAAAGCCTTCAGCTTAAAgattatacttatatatatgttactTTAGTaatggaaatataaatttaattgcaagcCTGTGAATACTCCTTGTCTTGTTACTAAAAGTCAATTGAATTgttgcaaatcaaataaatgatttatcaTTAATAAATAGTTACTTTATGTGATACCAGtttcatatatgtatcttCGCTGGCTTTTGTGGCCACTTTGTTGATTGACTGGCTCTTAACTATGTCCTTTTGGCcaccatttttttatttctgttgtCCTcaggctgaagctgaggctgcCTTTTTGGCTGATTGCCAGAATTGCTGCATTTAATCGAATTAATTAATGGCACATTTCGCATTCATCATTTACCCGACtgcatatttttcatttcgttctTATCCcgctttgtatttttattaaccTATCCCCCCAACTCTGGGGACCCAACACTTGTAACTCCCACAACAGCTCCTATGCTGATTGCAATTGTAATGCagttgtgtctgtgtgtatgtgtttggaTTTTTCGCTGGGTATTCTGtctttatatatgtttttttcttttcacttttttcggTTCGAATCAACGAActgcaaaattcaattgaaaatcgTTGAATGCAAGTTAATCAGTGCGCTTGGCTACGCTAATTATGCGGCCGATGAAAATCAGCAAATACATACGAATGTACACAGATAAATCTATCAATGTAATATACgcattcatataaatatacacacgAGTACATATTCATATAACAGTGTGTTATATGgggaaaacaaattattgttgtCTAATGAGTTGCATCGCAGTTGGCTTTTGTGCTATGGTAATTATGCATAATGTACTTAAAGGATATGAGTGAATAAGTATTTTCAACTGaaagctttttaaatataatgcttaaattgtttcaatatttaaatggcACTTTTATTCGCTTTTATAGAAATTAGTTTTcataaaatacagaaataacACACTGCGAGTTATTGATataaatctttattatttttcgtcaatatatatacatttatttttttagatGATTGATcctaatatttaatttcttccACGTGGAGCTCCTCGATTCTTATGTGCCTTCTCAGCCTTTTTCTTGTTGGCTGCGTccttctttttcttgttttgctcCCCCTTAGCCTGCTTCTTCAGTTTCTTCAAATTGGCTACATTTTGTAAATGGATTGTACTAAAATCCAAGAGACACTTGTAATACATTGACTTACCTTTTACATATTGGGCAGTAGCCAAGTTAACAGGAAGCGGTGCACACTTAAAGCCAGCTGGCGGTGCTTGGCTAAGTTTAATAAAACGATAGCCGGTTGCGTAGAGCATGCCCAGACAGGCTTGTGCACGAATTCTTGTCTTGGGCCACTTATCAAAGTACAGATCCTTACGCTTTACATCCCGCAATTTTTGTCCCTCAATATCGCGCCAATAGTGCATGTACTTTGGAGTAAACTCCTTGTTGGGCAGCTTCCAACTGTGATATGGACCATATCTTTGATAACTGCCCCAACAACCGGGCTTGTCCACGTAAAACCAAACATCTGCATTCGGATAGATCTTCATGATGTCGAAAAACCTACTGAAAAATCTATGAGAATCTTGTTGAttctttaacaattttactgaaaaaatttatgaaaacgaaatcgaaattgaTGGATAACgggtaattttaaaatatatattaataactgACCAAAATTCAAAGCATActttctttatttcaattgGAAAACTCTGAtcatacaaattgcaaatagaataaaaaatcTTTTGGAATTCCATTGCGCAAATTATCGTGCATGTTAACAAAGAGAGCGCACTGTGAAGTtagcaaaagaaaagctgTCATAAAAAAGGATTATCTATCTAATAAGGGTATTAGTATTTTCACTGTACAAAtacacttttttattattattgtaggTCAGTAACACCACAATAGAATATCGATTGCAAAAATAAGTTGTCAATcacataaacaataaataaattatacctAATAATACTTTACGGTTTTAAGTCACTAAATTATTTGAGctaaagcaacaaataaagcTAAAATATAACCTAACAATACGaaagcaaaaatactgaaatataccaaaagctatacgTGGTATAACAACCAGCTActacattaaaattttcaatctACGCAAAAATGTCGCTTTCACAATTATTATACtaaaccatttaaaatatataagttgaatttttcaaatattgggAGGCTATTGTGATAGTTTTATCAATACTCTTAATTTAACAGTGATCTCTTATATTCAATATGTActatgtaaaaattaaaactaactAGAACTcatttcttttagttattattattattaataattaataataattaacaagtaaataaataaataaagatttcaaAAGGTTTTACTATTCAGAAATGTTGCCtttgtttattgtaatttaaatgtcaaataataaatgaattttaaaattataataataataaaaagtatcAGTTGCCTAGCTATTATGTAGCTCAAGCTATATGAATGCAGTCGAAGGACAATAATATCGTAACTATTTGTTAAAATAGTTCATTATTCTAAATtccaatttataaattattcatgAATATGTAAAGTTTTGCTTTAACATTGCGGAGAGCGTTAACTGAAATGGCCCAGTTGACAGTTGCTAAAAATATCCGAACTCAATGACCAACTACACTAAAAGCTAAGCAGGCACTTGATGCCAAAGTTAAGCTCATTAGATTAAAGggcactcacacacgcacatacatacatacatatatgtcaGTACTTTGGTACAAAGGTGGTGCCAAAAACTGtcaattaagtttaattattttatgctcCCAAATGGGGACAGcgtacacacacaatcacacacagagacacacatacacagcaaCTAATGTGCAATGTGAAACACATAAAGGCTTCGTCTTATGCAAGCGTTTCAAACTCAACAGGATGGGGTGGGGAGGGGGATAAAGGGAATGAGTCTAAAACTGTCTGCCTGCCGCTAAGCAAAGTCAATTATCCCAGCAGCTTTGATGCAAGTAATTGGCATAATGAAATTTTCTCAGTCAACGACAAGGACAACCGCAAAGAatagaagcagaagcagcagcgacagcggcggcagcggcagccgtAACCATAACCGTATTAGCATATCAGGCAGAAGCAAGTGCGGAACCAAACCGATGACAATGACAGTGTTTGCTCGTCATCATCCTTTGCCCCGATAAGCCGAGACGACGCCATACTTTTTTGcgtattgaataaatatttaaacagtCCAACAGCTGTCGCACAATATTAATAGCAAACGCTGCCAACCACCACTTGAACTTTAGCAACACTcatcctcgtcctcgtccccAAACACCTTATCCTGCCGTTGTCATGCAGCAAACTGAGAAAACACTGCTGACTCGGGCCCAGTGCAAATatgttgccacaaaatgtttaaatattttataagccAAAGGCATTTGCTGGCAGTGTGCAGCAAAGCGACAAACCGTAACCAAGTTGCAATGCTCCCAtcagccaacaacaattgcagctgtAAGCGGATAAGGCCAAGTTAACTTCTGTGCAAATCGTCAACAGCAAAATCTAAGATATAAACATGAGTTATTTAAAAGGTTGATGCAATTAAATACTAGAAATACCAAATGctgaatatatagtatatacatatgttctAGTATATCAAAGTGCAAATATAACTTTCAAGGCGTTAGTTAGCAAAACTTTCCGTATAGATACCCTATATAAGTGAGTTACTCAATACAAGACATATTACTCTCATAGGGTATTTTGTAGCCCATCACTTGCGACAGCTGTGTTCTTATTTGATTCTGTTTTGTTGCCCAGCTCGCTTGGCATTCCCTTAATACCATGAATTTTCGTTGGTTGCATTTCAACAAGGGATGCATGCGCTGCCATTGTCTTTGGtagcttcagctgctgttgctgcttctgttgttgctgttgccgttgcagaTTGTGGCAATGACGCTGGTGGTCCTGGTGTTTTGGGTGATGTCCCGGACAGCTTTACACGTAGAGAGTGGGTGGCGCCTGTTTGCGGTTTGCTGCATTCTTTCCTTTCCCATTGCATATGAACGACAGCGCTCAACACTTTTTATCgttcgccatcgccatcgccggTCTGCtacttattataattttttttattcgcttCCCctcatttttgctttttttcgtttttcgctttttgttttttggttttgctttgctgcgaGTAAATTTCCATGGGGGCTTAGCCGGAGTTGAACATGTTGTTGAGTTGATTTGATAGCGTGCGAGTGGCGCTTACAAGTTGGGGCATTGGTTTAGTGTGCATGAGCGCACTAAAGTCTGCTACAAATGCTGCATAGTCCTTGCCGCATCTCAATGCATTTATCTCTGCTGtaagcaatatttaaaatgactATTAAGCGTATATTTAAGCTTTATACTTAATTGTGGTAATTAGTTcggaaaaattgcaaattgttgcatCTTAAATATGTAGGTTTTCACCTACATAAGTAAGCAGTTGTGTTAAATTCTCACTGTGAATatattgaaaagcaaaattcaataatatagaacatttggtataaaactatataaacGTACGGTATATAAGAGTAAGTAAGCGAGTAAGCTTCTGCAGTTACACATGATTTTTTCGTATTTATCTATTTACACACaagtaaaaaatattgaatagaaTCAATTCAGCGCGaacaatattgaaatatactgaaagttgtatttgatatatctaTGAAGTACTAAATtggaaatatactatagaggtcaaatataccaaattgtcatataccacaaatataccgaatgctatatttggtacatcgaTTAAGtaatacattcgaaatatactatagaggtcaaaatatactacattgtcaaccaaagcagctaagacttGATGACAGTAAGCGTGATTTGCCAAacagaagtatttcttaaatgtcTTCTagaatttgtatctgatcgcaatcaaattctcaggaatcataaatactatagtaattattgacTATACCAAAAAATCGAAACTCTACTctagacagacggacagatatAATgatatggctatatcgtctcggctgttaatgctgatcaagaatatacaaatgtaAACACTTATGGTATCCTTCTAccttttacatatatttcctgcaggcacaaagctacccttctaccttatggaTAGAGGGTATACAAATGTAAAATGactattaaaacaaaattaactttaagaTTCAGAACAAGACATTGTTCGTGTGTGCTCATCTTCAGCATTACCTTCAAGTATTTATAGTGCTTTCTATcagcaaatttataattggATTTGATTCGCCAATATCTCAAATGCTTGCCATTTTATCTCGTGCTCATGTATGGCTTGTACACAGTAGtaagagtatgtgtgtgtatttgcgcTGAGCTTAATGTACAGCCGCATGCAATTACTTTGTCGGTGGTTTCGGGTTACTCGTGCAACTCGATTGGAACAATGCTGTCAACGCTTCGGCATAATTATGTCGCAAAAAGATGCTTCATGGTTATTTTTATCGATGCGCATTAAAAggcttttaaaatttattgatattacCAACTCTATTAAATTATGCCAGGCAGCCAACACCCTAGAGCTGAGTATGGCTTTTCCTTATActtattttccatattttcatacttccttctctcttctctctttttgtgttgtgtgctgtaTTTTGTGAGTGACATGGCAATGGCGACGAATTTACCATGTCGTCAATGGCAACAACCGATGACTGGCAGCCAAATTGGCAATGCCAAAAGCAGCGCTCACGACATCGGCGTCGATGGCAAGTGCGACAGCGGCTTTTGCTGTGTGAAGTAAActcaatttgtataaaaattctTGTAGTTGCTGTTCATGTTTTATATAACgcacagccaacaacaactagcgTTATaattgcaacaataacaaaaacgtTAGCAGGAagatttattgtttttattttatacagcataacaaaaattaaaaaatattttacatatattttgcgCAACGTAAAGCTTGTGCTTGGGGGTAAATTAATCCATAAAGACAGGTTTGTAAGCATTCAATGTAGTTTATTATGCGTCTGCACACGTggacacacatactcacataAGTGTTGCACACATATGAACGCTTTTTTGTACGTGCTATAAGCTGGAAACTTCGATGGCATCCATGGCGTATGATTGATACATTTACACTCTGAAAGCTctctatttaatataaagcatactttttgaGGCCGCAAAAAGTGTAGAGGCTACAAAAAGTGCAGATGCGTAAGCCCGTAAGGTAGTATCTTAACACCACATATCGAATACTCATAATAGATTTATATCTTCACAAAGTCATATAGTAGCGCACTGTATTGCGCATATGTTTGCTTCCTGTGGAGTTTACCTCCACTCTTCAGGTTCACAACTTTGAgtgtcaaatttaaaaaaaaataaatttatgccgAAAGATTCATACTAATTAGTATATTCTGTACttgctggtatattttaaatgtactagAATATCAATGTACCAAGTATAgtattatttcagtattttagtTTCGAATAttgtaagaataataccgcagtgatctgcttttattaaaaatgggtaacggATTTGTCACAGTCTCTCTACTTACTTACttaatgtatacatatgtaaatattttgttcgCTAACAGCTGAGATTATTTGCAATGCAAGGAAAAAAATCAAGAATGGGGTGGAGTAATTAACTTATAGGATATCTGACATGTGTTTACTTACATTAAATCTAGAACCATtcttaataaatgcatttacttatatatttatttcccgtattattatatatataagctTAGTAAATACTTAAGCTTAAACGCAAATATGTTAATACTCATAAGgcacaatatataatataatgaaatactgtgctttaacattttaattacaatgttGCACAATTTTCATATTGAACACCAATTGGTTGatcaaaaaaatcaacaactgcGCAATTTGATTGCCTTTGTTAAGAAACCCCAACAACTGACGAACAAGTTTCGCGAACAAAAACTCGGTTGCCTTGACAATGTgtgaaaaaaaggaaacacgACTTCATGTTcatacatactcgtatgtggctatatgtacatgtatacGAGGGTGGGCTGATAAGTAAACGAAATTGCTAGGAAAACCagtttttcaaattcaaaattattacttctcaaaataatttctttggACATATATATCCGATATTAAGCCATCCTCTCTCtacttttaataaactttatttaaacttgAGTCGACTACATTCAGTTGCAATAATTTGGAGCACTTTAACTCGCAGAttagaagaaaaataattttgtgacctcatttaaattttattgacaaAATTACGGGACATAGTATTCATTAGGAGTATTCCATTAAGGTTTAAGTCTCTTAgacaaatttctatttaaaattatcCAAATTAGGGATTTTCAAAGAAAACTGtgtcttattaaaaataaaatcaccATCACCTAATCCAATTGAATATTATCCTACTCTCGtataacatacataacatataacTCCACTGAGGATGCTCATAATACCTTTTGTGGAGTCTTGAAGTACACAgtaatcaatattaaatatttttgcaataattcGCAGGCGACTTGCAAGTGTAATAAAAGGAATTATTCCTTTTGGTTGAATCTTTTGGTTTGTATATGAGATAACAGAAGTACAGATCTGCCATTTAAAAAATAGTGAGTCCAATAAAGGGTATCTTAGTCTCGACTACaattctctctttctttttgcttaGCTTGCACCTATTTTGAGGGAAGAGTTCTGGCCTATGCTCCAATCCGTTCCCTGATTGCGCCGCCTGGTGTTGGCATTGTCGGCATACGCGTATGTGGAAGATTTCATGGCTAAGCCGAGGCTGGCTGGAGTTGCACGCAAACTGCAACTTCCGTGGCAAGTTCGCCGTGCAGCCGCAGCTGCCATTATTTTTGCCCACATTCGAAAGAGATGGCAACACGATGAGTGTGTTTTTTGgggtgagagtgagagtgagagttaGTGGAAGATAGGAGAAGTAAGGCAATGTTGGGGTGCTACAAATTGAATGCAGCCGACATTTCGTTGAGGGCATCAGATTGCAGCTACCGCGTGCTGCATAATTTATGGCGGCCAACGGTTTACCCAGCGCTCtctatcacacacacactctcgttCTCTCACTCTTTATGCAGCTCTCACTTTACGGttcttgtttttcatttcgaatttgtattttgcctTTGACACCGGCCAACGGCAGCGTCAGCTACGTGGCACAACTCTTTCTCATCCTCTGCTTCTCATATGCTTCATTCCTgcctgctgtctgtctgtctgtctgtctgcctgtctctctctctgttttcgAGCTTTGCAGTTTTTTCGTGCCTGGGAGTTTGCGTTGTTCATTCGCATTGCCGTTTTTCAAATGTCTGCGCCATGTGCATGCGAAATTCAAATGCCCTCGGAAAACGTGAAACGGgttcggagtcggagtcggagtcgaaTCCGCAAACTGCTACTTTCGACACAGTTGGGGCAATAGCAATGGCACAATTCAGCGATAACCTGCGCTAATGAAGTGTGATGTTGCCCAAATGTTTGGCTTTTTTTCCTGATaccttttttcatttttgtgctGGCGCTGGAGGCGACCTAAGAGCGCCAATGCGTGCAGAATTACAATTAGCTTGACGTGATTGGGGTTTATTAAGAGACGGCTCATTTCAAAGTAAGTTGGGCTACTGATTTAACGGTTCCCCATTGTAATTGCAGCTTACATTTCGCATGCAAGTATCtgaagcatacttttaagcgcaGCGTAAAACTTAAATCAAAACCAGCCCGAAAAGTCtgctttacaaatttaaatttcttttgaacATGATAGCTCAATAGTTCCTTTAAACTTTTTTGGGTTTATTAAATAACGTCTCACTTAAAAGTGATTTGAGATAGTGATTTAACAGCCCCTATTGTAATTGAAGCTTATAAATCGGATGTAGGTAAAAACCTGCAGCATACTTTTAGATGCagtgtaaaataaaatcaaacgaaccctaaaagtatgctttacaaatttaaatttctattgaaatttgGATTTATTAAGAGACGGCTCATTTCAAAGTTAGGTGAGCTACTGATTTAACTAAAACTTTCAGTTCCCATGCATGTACAAATCTGCATCAAAATTTTAGGCGCAGAgtaaatcttaaatcaaacgtatcctaaaagtatgctttacgaatttaaatttccattgAAATTGTTAGGTCAATAGTCCCTTTACATTTTCCATTCTCTTCCATCATCTTTCTTCCTCGTTCTTTATGCCACGCTTTTCGACGTCTTGTTGCCTGTAGTTGAGTTTGCCTCTAAGCTAATTAACTCCATTTCAAATTCGCCAGCCAATCCagcaaaaatatgttttaaattaatatcaattatCAAGAAGAACTCTCAAGGATCCAGCGCACTCAGTTCACActcagttgccagttgcccgCTGCATCGTTAGATCAAGTGCTTGGCCCGCTCTGCGACTGTCATCAATGCTGAAGTGCTTAATTATAatgcatatttttctttataccCAACCATCGAACCAAGCtcatccagcagcagcagcagcagccgttcCACAACAACCGTCTTCATTAGCAAGTATTTTCCCCCAGGAGCATCCGAGGCGACAGCGGCGACATCTTCAGCACGCTGCAGAAAGGAAACTAATAATTAACACTTTTTACTGCCAAGAGTCGATAATTGAATTACAGAGTGCAGTCAATGGATCCCTAGACCCGTTGCTTGCCACTACTATATATACCTTCTTCTTCTCACTTGCCCTCTACCCTCTCCATGCAGCGAACtaccattttcattttcatccTTCTCTTATTCTTATGGCTTCTTTGGCTTGTGCGCTTCTCTTCATTTTCTTCATTTGCTTGTTCTTATTGCAGCTGCCAGAAAAATATTCTCAGTTATATGGCAGAAAATGCAATCGCTTATGCTAGTAGAAACAACAacgcaaaaggcaaaaattcaaatgcactctccacaacaatagcaacaacaacgatgccaacaacaacaacaacttcgacgatagctacagcaacaacaagaagacgAAGCGTAACATGAAGAAACTCGATGACGATGAACCAAAACTGAAccgaaaaataagaaaaatgagAAGAAGCACAAGGCGTTCCGGAATCTTGCATAAAaacgtttaattaaaattcaagaGGTTTTGTTTTCCATCTGCAAGTTtttctatacacacacacacacactctcatatatatgtatatgtgtttgtatAGGGATTGAGATTGAGAAACGAGGAGCC encodes the following:
- the LOC133842929 gene encoding uncharacterized protein LOC133842929 translates to MKDKDKKTCFDDRQNFVATRMSLPLFMVSRNRIREDNLDSVQKQFKLAGAHYNSRCQQENRGEEFSSATYAHYKHLTGFEKQPAQPYPEQRPLKCDRSLSTWRSYHQAPNRYGVLPEPYKSRMGSKGSVFAKMHVHKSRVSIKPPGARFYEMPSEIERFFKPENKQKGIFLSNARDHRPSTRAMVNDLTTCWRNPDDPGPTDTYTNVYEINANMKPVVKTTLDNPHLFLPQSCIPTGRSLRIRRNISFEPGPGRYDIRYPNVCGCERGKKTMPGLTVMIEKQKRFKFRRLPYMRINSRKYCEPDWRHVVGHGHGHIFKMGKHDKPKPQAKKPITKGKKAEKQLKMFADGKYLNMLVNPRHFPISIRDFPVPPYVPRIVYNCVSKRVIRKQLRNNKKIAFLSGQERWKDGARPLQLTARQLEAIKERLPIERRLVDHPLELRPSKMLSRLHHVPEHMRNTYMPKLRKRLFKFLPIPGARVLVTESEITPDLHFDRENPTGMYNRKLDETQFYRDSVLFEQSDMSLVKAIKKRENSVTGSVASKLSNLSLVRQSISRTSMMRGTGKGSVMMLNPSETRARELKSEVAAEMAAVAAAEVAAQVAES
- the LOC133844698 gene encoding uncharacterized protein LOC133844698, which produces MKIYPNADVWFYVDKPGCWGSYQRYGPYHSWKLPNKEFTPKYMHYWRDIEGQKLRDVKRKDLYFDKWPKTRIRAQACLGMLYATGYRFIKLSQAPPAGFKCAPLPVNLATAQYVKANLKKLKKQAKGEQNKKKKDAANKKKAEKAHKNRGAPRGRN